From Pseudomonas fluorescens, one genomic window encodes:
- a CDS encoding LysR family transcriptional regulator gives MKPTIRQLQHFIALADTGQVSKSALRCHISQSSMTASLQSLEKTLETQLFYRQASGTRLTPAGLRFLRNAQNIMNALDEAVEDLHVQPTQLEGTVRIGLTETISAYLIGVLLPSIERKFPMLEVVCEEHDRKELESRLRKGELDFAIMLTSNLSISDDLEYEVLVRSTRQLWAHPEHPLIATEQISLQDVAGHNYILLDMDEHISTLDRYWSPFEIKPKVRLQSRSIEAVRSLVAAGQGVSILSDFVYRPWSLEGQRISRRMLTDKIPTMDIGIVWSSKYLSINRWVTLVELIRSTTI, from the coding sequence ATGAAGCCAACCATCCGCCAACTGCAGCATTTCATTGCACTTGCAGACACGGGTCAGGTCTCCAAATCGGCTCTGCGTTGCCATATTTCGCAGTCCTCCATGACCGCCTCCCTCCAGAGCCTGGAGAAAACGCTAGAGACGCAGCTATTTTACCGGCAAGCGTCAGGCACGCGTTTGACCCCGGCTGGCTTGCGATTCCTGCGCAATGCCCAAAACATCATGAACGCCTTGGACGAGGCGGTTGAAGACTTGCATGTTCAACCCACACAACTTGAGGGCACCGTCAGAATCGGACTGACTGAAACGATAAGCGCCTACCTCATTGGGGTACTGCTTCCTTCCATTGAGCGTAAATTTCCAATGCTGGAAGTGGTTTGCGAGGAGCATGATCGAAAGGAGCTGGAATCAAGGCTGCGAAAAGGCGAGTTGGATTTCGCGATCATGCTCACGTCCAACCTCTCCATCTCCGACGATTTGGAATACGAAGTATTGGTTCGTTCAACTCGCCAACTTTGGGCCCACCCTGAGCACCCACTGATCGCCACGGAGCAGATTTCATTGCAGGATGTCGCAGGGCACAACTACATCCTGCTTGATATGGACGAACACATTTCCACACTTGATCGCTACTGGTCACCTTTTGAGATTAAACCAAAAGTACGTCTGCAAAGCCGCTCTATTGAAGCAGTGCGTAGCTTGGTCGCAGCAGGCCAAGGGGTCAGTATTTTGTCCGACTTTGTGTATCGCCCGTGGTCTCTTGAAGGACAACGTATTTCGAGGCGTATGCTAACGGATAAAATACCGACCATGGACATTGGTATCGTGTGGAGTTCTAAGTACTTGAGTATTAATCGCTGGGTAACGCTAGTTGAGTTGATTCGCTCGACTACGATTTAA